A genomic region of Miscanthus floridulus cultivar M001 chromosome 3, ASM1932011v1, whole genome shotgun sequence contains the following coding sequences:
- the LOC136545095 gene encoding uncharacterized protein, with translation MYQNRTNFRRLLFSFIRNKMGQQASDFTAAILRYFLRFCIVHFHWSIKASWVYLFLCQRCSIVGVWQSAKLMAGVNSTTICFDDASLQQCSSNIRCSHESVEAFHKTMGATLWQVNMLVLTDAVLAVVLVAIGAFAQRYRHHPFTRFIFLGATTLLLPITSYVVSTIGTDTNDYVNNKNHATLAASCRGGFHYFTAVSWTFLIQITMINTSIIVAVDDREEGRNKGPPIQLLFQGLWTIYLGVYAMGPITTDIWQLYLELMLFAIICAKIVLKCYAFVKARKSFAFGRNPRLISGYMEQLQEAIQPNGPLVGEDPPPPLLVMGEQDNNVNMRPHGYFVNAIGLVTIDKVWQLNDEVFRSMQQLKDLCLSFSLFKLLRCRFARYEHANDRSVGTPNFFWNFLLRDGNHERVFQVIADELSFIQDYYFSSLPVSYSKYWLPMLSVCISLLSIAYCILATRFIMMGLLSNWNTKYSHQLRCHFWCNERHLISNSQDKNFGSFLFDDISLFLLIALVVIAEVRYIESYIFSNWTKVALICHYINHAALQHSVCMKKCFGFLLQCKWKLMKHGDEKMGQSSVLVVHPRRTPLVLLRRLLRLPDLDRSVKIPDAVKVSIFDTLRRYRQHNWHRLGKGTESLRRSPVRNRFLLFCSRNSTSDTILTWHIATCILELYQHGQGQGFQANFNHKVTATHLSRYCTYLMAWSPDLLPDDDEWSKSLYEAVKEDAKRALVGFSALAPKSEYEQVVRLLSDNSLKNEVLRNGVRLAGKLVELTEGEAWMMLAEFWSEMILYITPSENVRGHLGAIARGGELITFLWALLTHAGIRSWPADVAGTAIA, from the coding sequence ATGTATCAAAATAGGACCAACTTTAGGCGGCTCCTCTTCAGTTTCATCCGAAACAAAATGGGCCAACAAGCATCTGACTTCACTGCTGCAATTTTAAGATACTTTTTAAGATTTTGCATTGTACATTTCCATTGGAGCATAAAAGCTAGCTGGGTATACTTATTTCTATGCCAACGTTGTTCTATTGTTGGTGTTTGGCAGTCAGCTAAGCTTATGGCTGGGGTGAATTCCACCACAATATGCTTCGACGATGCTTCGCTGCAGCAATGTTCCTCGAACATTAGATGCTCTCATGAATCAGTGGAAGCCTTCCATAAGACCATGGGAGCAACTTTGTGGCAGGTTAACATGCTGGTACTCACTGATGCTGTTCTAGCTGTAGTACTAGTTGCAATTGGCGCCTTCGCGCAGCGGTATCGCCACCACCCCTTCACAAGGTTCATCTTTCTCGGAGCCACTACCTTGTTATTGCCTATTACATCATACGTCGTGTCTACAATCGGCACCGACACCAATGATTACGTCAACAACAAAAACCATGCAACTTTGGCAGCATCATGCCGTGGAGGTTTTCATTATTTTACAGCTGTATCATGGACGTTCCTCATTCAGATCACCATGATCAACACTAGCATAATAGTCGCTGTTGATGATAGGGAAGAAGGTCGCAACAAAGGTCCCCCTATCCAGTTGCTTTTTCAGGGTCTCTGGACCATCTACCTTGGTGTCTATGCCATGGGACCGATTACGACCGATATCTGGCAACTTTACCTTGAATTGATGCTTTTTGCTATCATTTGTGCTAAAATTGTGTTAAAATGTTATGCATTTGTGAAGGCCCGGAAATCCTTTGCATTTGGGCGTAATCCTCGTCTTATTTCTGGGTACATGGAACAACTACAAGAAGCAATTCAACCCAATGGACCATTGGTAGGTgaggatcctcctcctccactcttgGTTATGGGAGAACAAGATAATAATGTGAATATGCGTCCTCATGGGTATTTTGTCAATGCAATTGGCTTAGTGACCATTGACAAGGTTTGGCAGTTGAATGATGAGGTTTTCCGGTCAATGCAACAGTTAAAAGACCTGTGCTTGTCATTTTCATTGTTCAAATTGTTGAGATGTCGATTTGCGAGGTACGAGCACGCCAATGATAGATCTGTGGGGACTCCTAACTTTTTCTGGAACTTCTTGCTGAGAGATGGCAACCATGAAAGGGTCTTCCAGGTGATTGCAGATgagctttctttcattcaagatTACTACTTCTCATCACTTCCAGTCTCCTACTCGAAGTATTGGTTGCCAATGTTGAGTGTCTGTATCTCACTCTTGAGCATAGCTTACTGCATCTTGGCTACAAGATTCATCATGATGGGCCTCCTGTCGAATTGGAACACTAAGTATAGCCATCAGCTGCGTTGTCATTTCTGGTGCAACGAGAGGCACTTGATAAGCAACAGTCAGGACAAAAATTTTGGATCCTTTTTGTTTGATGACATTTCTTTATTTTTGCTTATCGCACTAGTTGTGATAGCGGAGGTGAGGTACATAGAGTCCTACATTTTCTCCAATTGGACCAAAGTAGCCCTCATCTGCCACTATATAAACCATGCCGCTTTGCAGCATTCTGTTTGCATGAAGAAATGTTTTGGTTTTCTGTTGCAATGCAAGTGGAAGCTCATGAAGCACGGGGATGAAAAAATGGGCCAGAGTTCAGTGTTGGTAGTTCACCCCAGAAGAACCCCACTTGTTCTTCTCAGGCGTCTCCTGCGTCTCCCAGACCTTGATAGAAGTGTGAAGATACCTGACGCGGTGAAGGTCAGCATCTTTGATACTTTGCGGCGCTACAGGCAGCACAATTGGCACCGATTGGGCAAAGGCACAGAATCTCTACGCCGCAGCCCAGTAAGAAACAGATTTCTCTTGTTCTGCAGTAGAAACAGCACATCTGATACTATACTTACATGGCACATCGCCACATGCATCCTTGAGTTATACCAACATGGTCAAGGACAAGGTTTTCAGGCCAATTTCAATCACAAGGTAACTGCTACTCACCTTTCACGGTACTGCACATACCTAATGGCCTGGTCCCCGGATCTGCTTCCAGATGATGATGAATGGAGCAAGAGCCTATATGAGGCAGTCAAGGAGGACGCTAAGCGTGCCCTGGTGGGGTTCAGTGCATTGGCACCGAAGTCTGAATACGAGCAGGTGGTCCGATTGCTAAGTGACAATTCTTTAAAGAATGAAGTTCTCAGGAACGGTGTGAGGCTTGCAGGGAAATTGGTGGAGTTGACAGAAGGAGAGGCATGGATGATGCTGGCTGAATTCTGGTCAGAGATGATCCTGTACATCACTCCCTCAGAAAATGTCAGAGGTCACTTGGGGGCCATCGCGCGGGGCGGCGAGCTGATAACATTTCTCTGGGCCTTGCTTACACATGCTGGGATCAGGAGTTGGCCTGCCGACGTTGCTGGCACTGCTATTGCTTAG